In Treponema vincentii, a single window of DNA contains:
- a CDS encoding omptin family outer membrane protease, translating to MFSIFFIIFFLLPPILLAQGAKPLDTADKTKKFPVSGFIAFSFNTMIAESREYVCRYDAILSDLKWPLTPSASYTIHGGVYFPKGIHLEGNISFMQPMATAPMTDSDFEGILTTPPQAGITKFSKHNCTIINGLSWMAKLGLQLPMPQSAAMRSAGIAVTVEPMLSFYYSTISWHSYGGYLQYAEKKFDGTYEPWSPALPRMPHIGSAISYRQQVMMPAIGVGFEATLPHKLTLLSDFHLTADITAFAEDIHHAANMRYIDILGGGWAMHGNLRLHWNCLPFLLVFINLFYQYCITMEGSSIIYNDITSTKPSSYTPPNSAGTSLRGCTCSIGCAFRIGR from the coding sequence TTGTTTTCAATATTTTTTATCATTTTTTTCCTCTTACCACCAATACTTTTAGCCCAAGGCGCAAAGCCTCTCGATACTGCTGACAAGACAAAAAAATTTCCGGTAAGCGGATTTATCGCATTTTCGTTCAACACCATGATTGCCGAAAGTCGCGAGTATGTGTGCCGTTATGATGCCATTCTAAGTGATCTAAAATGGCCGCTTACACCTTCGGCTTCTTATACGATTCACGGCGGCGTATATTTCCCGAAAGGGATTCATCTTGAAGGGAATATTTCATTTATGCAGCCGATGGCTACCGCACCCATGACCGATTCGGACTTTGAGGGGATTCTGACGACTCCTCCGCAGGCGGGAATAACCAAATTTTCCAAACATAACTGTACAATTATTAACGGGCTAAGCTGGATGGCAAAACTCGGTTTACAGTTGCCGATGCCGCAATCAGCAGCAATGAGGAGCGCCGGTATTGCAGTGACAGTAGAACCGATGCTCAGTTTTTACTACTCAACAATCAGCTGGCATTCTTACGGCGGCTATCTGCAATATGCAGAAAAAAAGTTTGACGGAACGTATGAACCGTGGAGTCCGGCATTACCTAGGATGCCGCATATAGGATCGGCAATATCATACCGTCAACAAGTAATGATGCCCGCAATAGGAGTCGGTTTTGAAGCAACGCTCCCTCATAAACTAACGCTTTTATCGGATTTTCACCTTACTGCCGATATTACAGCTTTCGCAGAAGATATCCACCATGCTGCTAATATGCGATATATTGACATTCTGGGCGGCGGATGGGCAATGCACGGTAATCTCCGGTTACATTGGAACTGCTTGCCGTTCCTTTTAGTATTCATTAATCTTTTTTATCAGTATTGTATAACAATGGAAGGTAGTAGTATTATTTATAATGACATCACCTCAACTAAGCCAAGCTCCTATACACCGCCCAATTCCGCAGGCACGTCTTTACGCGGTTGTACTTGCTCGATCGGGTGTGCCTTCCGGATAGGCCGGTAA
- a CDS encoding permease — protein sequence MQAFFSTIHTVFTGIVLQAVPFMLLGALLSSTLYAFVPDRLLIKIFPKKYGIGFLTALFAGALFPVCECAAVPLMRSLIKKGVAMPIAVTFMLASPIVNPISIVSTLYAFPQQPAVTFYRLCFGLTIAFGIGLILLFYPEEKYLKEDFDREPAAQPHIFGGVDVDTAFRLATGRTSAQNSSSEPQSDNFGDTAAESKLQWLQAKVYALLMHTCSEFFTAGPFLILGAFTTALIRAAVPQELFSITSGSAAGSLLVMMFFAFVFSACSTSDAFIARSFLNRFPSGSILGFLVYGPMMDIKNLFMLLSLFKKRFVIELTLIITAINFIGISLLMRLVL from the coding sequence ATGCAGGCATTTTTTTCTACCATACATACCGTTTTTACCGGCATCGTGTTGCAAGCGGTGCCGTTCATGCTGCTGGGAGCGCTTTTGTCCTCGACGCTATACGCTTTTGTTCCCGACCGGCTGCTGATCAAGATTTTTCCTAAAAAATACGGGATCGGCTTTTTAACGGCGCTCTTTGCCGGAGCGTTGTTCCCCGTCTGCGAATGTGCTGCCGTTCCATTGATGCGCAGCCTCATTAAAAAAGGTGTCGCGATGCCTATCGCGGTTACTTTTATGCTTGCTTCCCCCATCGTCAACCCTATTTCGATTGTTTCGACCCTGTACGCTTTCCCGCAACAACCAGCCGTAACGTTCTATCGGCTGTGCTTCGGGCTGACAATTGCCTTCGGTATAGGATTGATATTGCTGTTCTACCCTGAAGAAAAATACTTAAAGGAAGATTTTGATAGGGAACCGGCAGCGCAGCCGCACATCTTTGGCGGCGTGGATGTGGATACAGCGTTTCGCCTTGCAACAGGCAGAACAAGTGCGCAGAACAGCAGTAGCGAACCTCAATCAGACAATTTCGGCGACACCGCTGCAGAAAGCAAACTGCAATGGCTGCAAGCAAAAGTATACGCCCTATTGATGCACACCTGTTCGGAATTTTTTACCGCAGGCCCCTTTTTAATCCTCGGTGCGTTTACCACCGCGCTGATACGCGCGGCTGTGCCTCAGGAATTGTTCAGCATAACAAGCGGCAGTGCGGCAGGTTCGCTTCTTGTGATGATGTTTTTCGCCTTTGTATTTTCCGCTTGCTCCACCTCCGATGCTTTTATCGCCCGCAGCTTTTTAAACAGATTTCCCTCCGGTTCAATTCTCGGTTTTTTAGTATACGGCCCGATGATGGATATAAAAAATTTGTTTATGCTGTTATCTTTGTTTAAAAAGCGGTTTGTGATAGAACTTACCCTTATTATCACGGCAATCAATTTTATCGGGATTTCATTGTTAATGCGATTGGTTTTATGA
- a CDS encoding Eco57I restriction-modification methylase domain-containing protein yields MTDFRTIFEQAYPGKDTIYEEIILPIFKTAKDLRKTAPIALAESDKQTILQASIIAQVSGTFFITFADVTVQSSVHLKRSRVSIQNCIRAIMEDNTSALIFFHFADNLNEWRVSFVHRAETLKTSTSAKRYTYLCGTEHPCRTIAERFQQLAKKANEGSAITVDDMLDAFSVEALSKEFYKALFNWYEWALKLVTFPIGETTKNTKGGFNVKQSGDNNEINLIRLITRLMFVWFIKQKELIPSWIFDINELKNILTDFNPNNKKSGNYYNAIIQNLFFATLNRKIEDRAFADDKSKSFNKQFGVKNYYRDNCKKTFFKKTNKEIIDHFKSVPFLNGGLFECLDALKDDENKQKNIEVLRDGFSREPYWMAFIPNHLFWQEDDGGHEGLIHILNRYNFTVEENTPSNVQIALDPELLGKVFENLLGTYNPETSKTARKGSGSFYTPREIVDFMVDESLKTYLLQNVKGMTDDQTKILFDNNIDSYNECNKEAIIIAVKNIKILDPACGSGAFPMGALHRMVQIIQKCGGTKDDEKSVYQLKLSLIENCLYGVDIQPIAVQICKLRFFISLICEQEKNNSIAANYGFDPLPNLETKFVVANTLISKKQSEQSALFEDPEINKIKQDIKKVRHAHFNAATAKAKAECREEDKKLRKSLADLLAKDRIYNQEEARQLAAWNPYDQTTVSPFFDKEWMFDIKDGFDIVIGNPPYISTKDIPAEAKKMYEAEFGFNDDTYNLFTFKGLELTKNNGSLNYIIPKTFWTTQTKRNMRNLILDKNIQYIFDTANPFETVLVDTCIIQISNTQFEKSNTIKFIDGSENLHKPIIFAPVLQEIYRNTQNMVIFKPTEKNLKIWQLYGAKVKELYDQWWNKIETSKKIAENAVELKKYRESLKPGDIALLGCLTEGGQGLATGNNGKYIAIRKNSKWADTVIDGRPKKLIAAMKAEPLLAKELGNINPKEYLTSLSESEIAEKFDSIKEKYGRDIFGQGYIYKLIEEEEIADVEKLTDDEKENGIDTKKPFYVLYDKGDKDGNRWYLETPFAIAWSKENVQFLKTNSGKKGVGMPVVRNPQFNFKEGFCWTDINKLLKCKITQS; encoded by the coding sequence ATGACAGACTTTCGCACTATTTTTGAACAAGCTTATCCCGGAAAAGACACGATATATGAAGAGATAATCCTTCCTATTTTCAAAACAGCAAAAGATTTGCGAAAAACGGCGCCAATTGCTTTAGCAGAATCCGATAAACAGACTATTTTACAAGCGTCAATCATAGCGCAAGTTTCAGGTACCTTTTTCATAACATTTGCCGATGTAACAGTGCAGTCTTCGGTACACTTAAAACGCAGCCGAGTGAGTATTCAAAACTGTATCCGAGCAATCATGGAAGATAATACATCCGCTCTGATCTTTTTCCATTTTGCTGATAATTTGAATGAGTGGCGGGTAAGTTTTGTGCACCGGGCTGAAACCCTTAAAACCAGCACCAGCGCAAAGCGGTATACTTATCTGTGCGGAACAGAACATCCTTGCCGAACTATCGCAGAGCGTTTCCAACAGTTGGCAAAAAAAGCCAACGAGGGGTCTGCTATAACTGTTGATGATATGCTGGATGCATTTAGTGTAGAGGCTTTGAGTAAAGAGTTTTATAAAGCACTCTTTAACTGGTATGAATGGGCTTTAAAACTTGTTACATTCCCAATCGGAGAGACGACAAAAAATACAAAAGGCGGTTTTAATGTTAAACAATCAGGGGATAACAACGAAATAAATCTTATACGCCTTATCACGCGGCTGATGTTCGTTTGGTTTATTAAGCAAAAAGAACTGATCCCATCCTGGATTTTTGACATTAACGAATTGAAAAATATCCTTACCGACTTTAATCCGAATAATAAAAAATCAGGCAATTACTACAATGCAATTATTCAAAATCTTTTCTTTGCAACTTTAAATAGAAAGATAGAAGACCGTGCTTTTGCGGATGATAAAAGCAAAAGCTTTAATAAACAATTCGGAGTAAAGAATTATTACCGCGATAACTGTAAAAAAACTTTCTTTAAAAAAACGAATAAAGAAATCATTGACCATTTTAAATCGGTTCCTTTTTTAAACGGCGGTTTATTCGAATGCCTGGATGCGCTTAAAGATGATGAGAATAAACAAAAGAATATAGAAGTATTGAGGGACGGATTCAGCCGTGAGCCGTATTGGATGGCGTTTATACCGAATCATCTGTTTTGGCAAGAAGATGACGGGGGACATGAGGGGCTTATCCATATTCTTAACCGATATAATTTCACTGTAGAAGAAAATACTCCGAGTAATGTGCAGATCGCCCTTGATCCTGAATTGCTCGGTAAAGTATTTGAAAACCTCTTAGGTACATATAATCCCGAAACGAGCAAAACGGCCAGAAAAGGTTCCGGTTCGTTTTATACGCCTCGCGAAATTGTCGATTTTATGGTTGATGAATCGCTCAAAACATACCTTTTACAAAATGTAAAAGGTATGACAGATGACCAGACAAAGATTCTTTTTGACAACAATATCGATTCATATAACGAATGCAATAAAGAAGCGATCATAATAGCAGTTAAAAACATCAAAATATTGGATCCTGCCTGCGGTTCCGGAGCCTTTCCTATGGGCGCTCTTCATCGAATGGTGCAAATCATTCAAAAGTGCGGCGGTACAAAAGACGATGAAAAGTCGGTTTATCAACTGAAACTTTCATTAATTGAAAACTGTCTGTACGGAGTTGATATCCAGCCGATTGCCGTACAAATTTGTAAGCTCAGATTCTTTATAAGTCTTATTTGCGAACAGGAAAAAAATAATAGCATAGCAGCTAACTACGGCTTTGATCCGCTGCCGAACCTTGAAACTAAATTCGTTGTGGCAAATACATTAATCAGCAAAAAGCAAAGCGAACAATCTGCCTTGTTTGAAGATCCCGAAATTAACAAAATAAAACAAGATATTAAAAAAGTACGTCATGCACATTTTAATGCGGCTACAGCAAAAGCAAAAGCTGAATGCAGAGAAGAAGATAAAAAATTACGGAAATCTTTAGCAGACTTACTCGCAAAAGACAGGATATATAATCAAGAAGAAGCCAGGCAACTTGCGGCATGGAATCCGTATGATCAAACTACTGTTAGTCCGTTTTTTGACAAGGAATGGATGTTTGATATAAAAGACGGCTTCGATATCGTTATAGGGAATCCTCCGTATATATCGACAAAAGATATTCCCGCAGAAGCAAAAAAAATGTATGAGGCAGAATTCGGATTCAACGATGACACATACAATCTTTTTACATTTAAAGGGCTAGAGCTTACCAAAAACAATGGTTCATTGAACTATATTATTCCAAAAACTTTCTGGACAACTCAAACAAAGCGAAATATGCGCAATTTAATTCTTGATAAAAATATTCAATATATCTTTGATACCGCAAATCCATTTGAGACAGTTCTTGTTGATACGTGTATTATTCAAATTTCGAATACTCAGTTCGAAAAATCAAATACTATTAAATTTATTGACGGATCTGAAAATCTACACAAGCCAATAATATTTGCACCCGTTCTGCAAGAAATATATAGAAACACCCAAAATATGGTAATTTTTAAACCTACAGAGAAAAACTTAAAAATCTGGCAATTATATGGAGCCAAAGTAAAGGAGCTTTATGATCAATGGTGGAATAAAATCGAGACCAGTAAAAAGATTGCAGAAAATGCAGTTGAATTGAAAAAATATCGCGAAAGTTTAAAACCTGGTGATATCGCGCTTCTTGGATGTCTGACAGAAGGCGGTCAAGGGCTTGCTACTGGAAACAATGGTAAATATATTGCTATACGAAAAAATTCAAAATGGGCTGACACTGTTATAGATGGCAGACCTAAAAAGTTAATAGCAGCGATGAAGGCTGAACCACTATTGGCAAAAGAATTAGGCAATATAAATCCTAAAGAATATTTAACAAGTCTTTCTGAAAGTGAAATAGCAGAAAAATTTGATTCCATAAAAGAAAAATATGGGCGTGATATTTTTGGACAAGGTTATATTTATAAACTCATTGAGGAGGAGGAAATTGCAGATGTAGAAAAACTCACGGATGATGAAAAAGAAAATGGGATTGATACAAAAAAGCCCTTCTATGTTCTATACGACAAAGGTGATAAAGATGGAAATCGCTGGTACTTGGAAACACCTTTTGCAATTGCTTGGTCTAAAGAAAATGTCCAATTTTTGAAGACTAATTCAGGCAAAAAAGGTGTCGGAATGCCCGTCGTTAGAAATCCTCAGTTTAATTTTAAGGAGGGATTTTGTTGGACTGACATTAATAAACTTTTAAAATGCAAGATTACTCAAAGTTAA
- a CDS encoding master DNA invertase Mpi family serine-type recombinase, which produces MTYGYIRVSTDKQTIENQKFEITNFCKQEKLSVDGWIEETISGTRNYDKRKLGELLRIIKKDDLIICAELSRLGRNLFMIMEILNICMKKECRVWTIKDNYRLGDDIQSKVLAFAFGLSAEIERNLISQRTKEALKLRKAEGVILGRKTGSRNVHLNKKCLQNHNFILRQYNNGVSIPIIAEIIGVAKGTLYRYLAYTEIRLPEKKENDTWIRGIY; this is translated from the coding sequence ATGACATACGGGTATATCAGAGTAAGTACGGATAAGCAGACGATTGAAAATCAGAAATTTGAAATTACCAATTTTTGTAAACAGGAAAAATTGAGTGTAGATGGCTGGATTGAAGAAACTATTAGTGGAACAAGAAATTATGATAAGCGTAAGCTCGGGGAGCTTTTAAGGATAATCAAAAAAGATGATTTAATCATTTGCGCTGAGCTTTCTCGTCTTGGACGTAATTTGTTTATGATTATGGAAATCCTCAACATTTGTATGAAAAAAGAATGTAGGGTCTGGACGATTAAAGACAACTATCGGCTCGGCGATGACATACAGAGTAAGGTGTTGGCATTTGCGTTTGGTTTGAGTGCAGAAATAGAACGGAATTTGATTAGCCAACGGACGAAAGAGGCGTTAAAACTGCGAAAAGCAGAAGGAGTAATATTAGGAAGAAAAACAGGATCAAGAAATGTTCATCTCAATAAAAAATGTTTGCAAAACCATAACTTTATTTTAAGACAATATAATAACGGTGTAAGTATTCCGATAATTGCCGAAATAATTGGTGTTGCAAAAGGTACGCTATATCGCTATTTAGCTTATACTGAAATTAGATTGCCGGAAAAAAAAGAAAATGATACATGGATACGAGGTATTTATTAG
- the rpoN gene encoding RNA polymerase factor sigma-54 codes for MLDRVCLPDRPVTMQQMGQTLGQRLEQRMSQSQIQSLDILAMPTVELRERIAEELAENPALELVHGTQQIPPTSTDQTKLLERKEPYYRNDRTSSAFSTEASDVFQTFLENIPAPQQQSLQRHLLEQLFIHKLDPLTLSFAERIIGNLTNDGFHVVPLNELFKEELSKNKGEKSIAFTRHKICHALSIIRQLDPIGCATQDFKQALLVQAKILFHKKTKIDPVYAYTIDILANHFAYLEKARPYSLARAVNEDPAIPYKLTQENAEDILSLIASLNPFPGRGLTTDITPDEYIVPTATIERDNQEFSIKINDFEVPLLTISPEFQNLISHTKDTTDKTYIKEQIQKAKAFIGSLNQRERTIVDVLRKIVSAQEAFFLTGDKRQLLPLTQQQIARELDIHESTVSRAVAGKYVQCQWGTFEIRYFFTNSVAVQPQISSKSNTFVSTGIPSTREGVKDCIKEILIEQSAKGSKISDQQISALLQEKYGVSIARRTVAKYRKELDIGSSYNRA; via the coding sequence TTGCTCGATCGGGTGTGCCTTCCGGATAGGCCGGTAACCATGCAGCAGATGGGGCAAACGCTCGGGCAACGGCTTGAGCAGCGGATGAGTCAAAGTCAAATCCAATCGCTGGATATATTGGCAATGCCGACCGTCGAACTTCGAGAAAGAATTGCGGAAGAGCTTGCCGAAAATCCTGCCTTAGAGCTTGTCCACGGAACACAACAAATACCTCCTACATCAACAGATCAGACAAAACTGCTCGAACGGAAAGAACCGTACTACCGCAACGACCGAACATCGTCAGCCTTTTCGACGGAAGCAAGCGACGTATTCCAGACTTTCTTAGAAAATATTCCGGCGCCTCAGCAGCAGAGCTTACAAAGACACCTTTTGGAACAACTATTTATCCACAAGCTGGATCCGCTCACTCTCTCTTTTGCCGAACGAATTATTGGAAATTTAACGAATGACGGTTTCCATGTCGTTCCGCTAAACGAACTTTTTAAAGAGGAGCTCTCTAAAAATAAAGGCGAAAAAAGCATTGCTTTTACACGGCATAAAATATGTCATGCATTATCGATTATTCGACAGCTTGACCCTATTGGATGCGCAACGCAGGATTTTAAGCAAGCACTTTTAGTTCAAGCAAAGATATTATTCCACAAGAAGACCAAAATCGACCCTGTTTATGCTTATACTATCGATATTTTAGCAAATCATTTTGCTTATCTGGAAAAAGCTCGTCCATATTCACTCGCCCGTGCCGTCAATGAAGATCCGGCAATTCCTTATAAACTAACCCAAGAGAATGCGGAAGATATTTTGTCTCTAATCGCCTCACTTAATCCTTTCCCGGGAAGGGGTCTCACCACAGATATAACACCTGATGAGTATATTGTTCCGACAGCCACCATCGAACGAGATAACCAAGAGTTCAGTATAAAAATAAATGATTTTGAAGTGCCGCTTCTTACCATCTCGCCTGAATTTCAGAACTTAATAAGCCATACGAAAGATACCACCGATAAAACCTATATAAAGGAGCAAATTCAAAAAGCGAAAGCTTTTATCGGAAGTTTAAACCAGCGAGAAAGAACAATTGTCGATGTACTGCGTAAAATTGTTTCGGCTCAAGAAGCTTTCTTCTTAACCGGTGATAAGAGGCAGCTGCTTCCACTGACTCAGCAACAGATAGCAAGAGAACTGGATATCCACGAATCTACTGTATCAAGGGCTGTCGCGGGGAAATATGTACAGTGCCAGTGGGGTACTTTTGAAATTCGATACTTTTTTACCAATTCGGTAGCGGTACAGCCTCAAATTTCTTCGAAATCCAATACTTTCGTATCAACCGGTATCCCCTCAACACGAGAAGGGGTAAAAGATTGTATTAAAGAGATACTGATCGAACAAAGCGCAAAAGGCTCAAAGATTTCAGATCAACAAATTTCCGCCTTATTGCAGGAGAAATATGGAGTTTCCATTGCTCGCCGTACCGTTGCAAAATACAGGAAGGAACTTGACATCGGTTCGTCATATAATAGAGCCTAA